One Granulicella sp. 5B5 DNA window includes the following coding sequences:
- the metG gene encoding methionine--tRNA ligase subunit beta: MPDQPKTFYLTTPIYYVNARPHIGHAYSTIVADVLARRHRLLGDETYFLTGTDEHGQKIERSAAAAGIPPQQFADQVSATFRALWNRMGITYNDYIRTTEPRHKIGVQQLFRTLYNNGHIYLDSYTGAYCVSDEAFVDAPIGTPCPDCGKLLEEVTEENFFFRLSAFQQPLLDLIESNQLVITPDAARNEVLSFIRGNTNAATTTATLTDVSSRPQAERSGDAVERPASGLATSARGTTYVPGALKDLSISRSSFTWGIPVPDDIQRAAGTKQNHVVYVWLDALANYMTALGYGSADDALWQKFWPADLHLVGKEITRFHCVYWPAFLIGLNSHWKPDPGGDPHKGELILEPDHNKLVPKQVTANGWLLFDNSKMSKSKGNVVRAETILDAFGTLCPPPLSSSTTGISPSGGSSGLQATESGSPNEEALAPGLSEPTPHDRDLFAADVLRYYLLREIPFGQDGSFSFDTLITRYNADLANGYGNLVSRALNMIQLYRRQEVPNHEVPTGSENWHSMQWLQYFCKDNPGGNYIPEEESGKPEVSHILNEVRALHSFLEIQGSLIIPGTVGRIQALIALTDRYLSYNAPWKLAKIETPEARKQLDEVLYNSAESIRIITALLYPILPHATARVWQQLGLGDIEQAARNGELTNLQWGGLQPGTKLGPLGPIFPRADKGLAQTMIDNEEKLAAQSSQPTAQTQTPSQDPSSPAAPPRTTTLPEPAGTLPVAGSTAHTTGPEPTPAPLASRVSPLESQEITIDDFAKVELRIAEVKVCERIPKADKLLRLEVDLGPLGQRQILSGIAEFYTPEELIGRRIIVITNLAPRKMRGLESHGMLLAASEEGGKPYLATVPEGVPVGTRLK, from the coding sequence ATGCCAGACCAGCCAAAAACCTTCTACCTCACCACCCCGATCTACTACGTCAACGCGCGCCCGCACATCGGGCATGCTTATTCAACGATCGTTGCGGATGTTTTAGCCCGCCGCCATCGCCTCCTCGGCGACGAGACATACTTCCTCACCGGCACCGACGAGCACGGCCAGAAGATCGAGCGCAGCGCCGCCGCCGCCGGCATCCCGCCCCAGCAGTTCGCCGACCAGGTCTCCGCCACCTTCCGCGCGCTCTGGAACCGCATGGGCATCACCTACAACGACTACATCCGCACCACCGAGCCCCGACACAAAATCGGCGTCCAGCAGCTCTTCCGCACCCTCTACAACAACGGCCACATCTATCTCGACAGCTACACCGGCGCCTACTGCGTCTCCGACGAGGCCTTCGTCGACGCCCCTATCGGCACACCCTGCCCCGACTGCGGCAAGCTCCTCGAAGAGGTCACCGAAGAAAACTTCTTCTTCCGCCTCTCCGCCTTCCAGCAGCCACTCCTCGACCTCATCGAGTCCAACCAGCTCGTCATCACCCCCGACGCCGCCCGCAACGAAGTCCTCAGCTTCATCCGCGGCAACACAAATGCCGCGACCACGACAGCTACCCTCACGGATGTGTCATCTCGACCGCAGGCGGAGCGCAGCGGAGACGCAGTGGAGAGACCTGCTTCTGGACTCGCCACTTCCGCCAGGGGCACCACCTACGTCCCCGGAGCCCTCAAAGACCTGAGCATCTCCCGCAGCAGCTTCACCTGGGGCATCCCCGTCCCCGACGACATCCAGCGCGCCGCAGGCACCAAACAAAACCACGTCGTCTACGTCTGGCTCGACGCCCTCGCCAACTACATGACTGCCCTCGGCTACGGCAGCGCCGACGACGCCCTCTGGCAAAAGTTCTGGCCCGCCGACCTCCACCTCGTCGGTAAGGAGATCACGCGCTTCCACTGCGTCTACTGGCCCGCTTTCCTCATCGGCCTCAATTCGCATTGGAAGCCTGATCCGGGCGGCGACCCACACAAGGGCGAATTGATCCTTGAACCCGATCACAACAAGCTCGTCCCCAAACAGGTCACCGCCAACGGCTGGCTCCTCTTCGACAACTCCAAGATGTCGAAGTCCAAGGGCAACGTAGTCCGCGCCGAAACCATCCTCGATGCCTTCGGCACCCTCTGCCCCCCACCACTGTCGTCGAGCACAACGGGCATCAGCCCGTCCGGAGGGAGCAGTGGCCTTCAGGCCACTGAATCCGGCTCTCCAAACGAAGAGGCTTTAGCCCCGGGCCTCTCCGAACCCACCCCTCACGACCGCGACCTCTTCGCCGCCGACGTCCTCCGCTACTACCTCCTCCGCGAGATCCCCTTCGGCCAGGACGGCAGCTTCTCCTTCGACACCCTCATCACCCGCTACAACGCCGACTTAGCCAACGGCTACGGCAACCTCGTCAGCCGCGCCTTGAACATGATTCAACTGTACCGTCGTCAAGAAGTTCCGAATCACGAAGTGCCAACCGGTAGTGAGAACTGGCATTCAATGCAATGGCTTCAATACTTCTGTAAAGACAATCCGGGCGGAAACTACATCCCTGAAGAAGAGAGTGGTAAGCCCGAGGTCTCACATATTCTTAACGAAGTGAGAGCTTTACATAGCTTTCTTGAAATTCAGGGTAGCCTCATAATTCCTGGCACGGTTGGAAGAATACAGGCATTGATCGCTCTGACCGATCGTTATCTCTCCTACAACGCTCCTTGGAAACTAGCCAAAATAGAAACACCTGAAGCTAGAAAACAACTGGATGAAGTTCTCTATAACTCCGCCGAATCCATCCGCATCATCACCGCGCTCCTCTACCCCATCCTCCCCCACGCCACCGCGCGCGTCTGGCAGCAACTCGGTCTCGGCGACATCGAACAAGCCGCCCGCAACGGCGAACTCACCAACCTCCAATGGGGAGGCCTGCAACCCGGCACCAAACTCGGCCCCCTCGGCCCCATCTTCCCCCGCGCCGACAAAGGACTCGCACAAACCATGATCGACAACGAAGAAAAGCTCGCAGCTCAAAGCTCACAGCCCACAGCTCAAACGCAAACCCCTTCGCAGGACCCGTCCTCGCCCGCAGCCCCTCCCCGCACCACCACGCTACCCGAGCCAGCCGGAACGCTCCCCGTCGCCGGCAGCACAGCCCACACCACCGGCCCGGAACCCACACCGGCTCCTCTCGCCTCTCGCGTCTCGCCTCTCGAATCTCAAGAGATCACCATCGACGACTTCGCCAAGGTCGAGCTCCGCATCGCCGAGGTCAAAGTCTGCGAGCGCATCCCCAAAGCCGACAAGCTTCTCCGCCTCGAAGTCGACCTCGGCCCTCTCGGCCAGCGTCAAATCCTGTCGGGAATAGCAGAGTTCTACACCCCCGAAGAGCTCATCGGCCGCCGCATCATCGTCATCACCAACCTCGCCCCCCGCAAGATGCGTGGCCTCGAATCCCACGGCATGCTCCTAGCCGCCAGCGAAGAAGGAGGCAAGCCCTACCTGGCCACCGTCCCCGAGGGCGTCCCCGTCGGCACACGGCTCAAGTAG
- a CDS encoding cupin domain-containing protein yields the protein MNRRDLLAGVGVLAAGAMAGRAQSGVACPSVGAGVETDKAGGDFAGGSKVFKTSSGERTRLPNGSERLSGFMGTLATGEAAGMHESWVPAGTPAPALHRITHSEMVAVLEGELEFEHEGKKERAVAGDVIYVAYGTTHAIRNAGEGMARYMVFQVGKP from the coding sequence ATGAATCGACGGGATTTGTTGGCGGGCGTGGGAGTGTTGGCGGCTGGGGCTATGGCTGGGCGGGCGCAGAGTGGTGTGGCGTGTCCGAGCGTGGGTGCGGGCGTTGAGACGGACAAAGCCGGTGGGGATTTTGCGGGTGGGTCCAAGGTGTTCAAGACAAGCTCGGGAGAGCGGACGAGGCTGCCGAATGGCAGTGAACGGCTGAGTGGATTTATGGGTACGCTCGCGACCGGCGAGGCGGCCGGGATGCATGAGAGCTGGGTGCCGGCAGGGACACCTGCTCCTGCACTGCACAGGATTACGCATTCGGAGATGGTGGCGGTGCTCGAAGGGGAACTGGAGTTCGAGCACGAGGGGAAGAAAGAACGCGCCGTCGCGGGCGATGTGATCTATGTGGCGTATGGGACGACGCACGCAATTCGCAATGCGGGCGAGGGGATGGCGCGGTATATGGTGTTCCAGGTGGGTAAGCCGTAA
- a CDS encoding cupin domain-containing protein, protein MDGMNRREVLGALSALAALGAIGAEAQTAGGADLAKSHVFRFSEMVEKPSSNGGWSRAVTKGTLPTGEFVEVHETMLPPGKMPHPPHRHPNSEFILIREGKLQHLGEDVTDTRPIVPGDIIFNASNRLHGLKNIGETNAQYFVVSVSKQLG, encoded by the coding sequence ATGGACGGGATGAATCGGCGAGAGGTGCTGGGGGCGCTATCGGCTTTGGCTGCGCTGGGAGCCATCGGGGCAGAGGCGCAGACGGCAGGCGGCGCGGACCTTGCGAAGTCGCATGTGTTCCGGTTCAGCGAGATGGTGGAGAAGCCTTCCTCGAACGGTGGCTGGAGCCGCGCGGTGACGAAGGGGACGCTGCCGACGGGTGAGTTTGTGGAGGTGCACGAGACGATGCTGCCTCCGGGGAAGATGCCGCATCCGCCGCATAGGCACCCGAACTCGGAGTTCATTTTGATCCGTGAGGGCAAGCTGCAGCATCTGGGCGAGGACGTGACGGACACGCGGCCGATTGTGCCGGGGGACATTATCTTCAATGCGTCGAACCGGCTGCATGGGCTGAAGAACATTGGCGAGACGAATGCGCAGTACTTTGTGGTGAGCGTGAGCAAGCAGCTTGGTTGA
- a CDS encoding TatD family hydrolase has product MPQNEISPHSGRIEVGETTAKGQDKPGPPGISTPIGLAGVSTAKSNRLRIIAPKPGEGPHPKTLMLIDSHCHLDDYEDLPKVLSNAASAGVTTLLAIGIGDGPDTMHRALEIAHQSPSSGTQGGVQVWATAGIHPQEAHRADAAALSKLETLAQDPRCIAIGEIGLDYYHLDNPDISTQQAAFIAQLQIAAAARKPITIHCRTSELAIPAAKAKYEPADAWDDLLALLRAHWQPHGIPGIMHCFSGNEQQAQHSLDLGFYLSFAGNVTYPKSVTIQQVARTAPADRILVETDAPFLAPVPLRGQRNEPANTALTAQFVAGLRGLTPSALAAQTTENFHRLFPETAA; this is encoded by the coding sequence TTGCCCCAAAACGAAATCTCGCCACACTCCGGTAGAATAGAAGTAGGCGAAACCACAGCCAAAGGACAGGACAAACCCGGCCCGCCAGGCATCTCGACGCCCATCGGCCTCGCAGGGGTATCCACCGCTAAGTCCAATCGGCTGCGGATCATAGCCCCAAAACCGGGGGAGGGCCCCCACCCCAAAACGCTCATGCTCATCGACAGCCATTGCCATCTCGACGACTACGAAGACCTCCCCAAGGTCCTCAGCAACGCCGCCTCTGCCGGCGTCACAACCCTGCTCGCCATCGGCATCGGCGACGGCCCCGACACCATGCACCGCGCCCTCGAGATCGCCCACCAGAGTCCATCCAGCGGAACCCAGGGCGGCGTTCAAGTCTGGGCCACCGCCGGCATCCACCCCCAGGAAGCCCACCGCGCCGACGCCGCAGCCCTGTCAAAACTCGAAACGCTGGCTCAAGACCCGCGCTGCATCGCCATCGGCGAGATCGGCCTCGACTACTACCACCTCGATAACCCCGACATCTCCACGCAGCAGGCCGCTTTCATCGCCCAGCTCCAGATCGCCGCCGCCGCGCGCAAACCCATCACCATCCACTGCCGCACCTCGGAGCTGGCCATCCCCGCCGCCAAGGCAAAGTACGAACCCGCCGACGCCTGGGACGACCTCCTCGCCCTCCTGCGCGCGCACTGGCAGCCACACGGTATCCCCGGCATCATGCACTGCTTCTCCGGCAACGAGCAGCAGGCGCAGCACTCACTCGACCTCGGCTTCTATCTCTCCTTCGCCGGCAACGTCACCTACCCGAAGTCGGTAACCATCCAGCAAGTCGCCCGCACCGCCCCCGCCGACCGCATCCTGGTCGAAACCGATGCCCCCTTCCTGGCCCCCGTCCCCCTCCGCGGCCAACGCAACGAACCCGCGAACACGGCCCTCACCGCCCAGTTCGTCGCCGGCCTGCGTGGCCTCACCCCATCGGCCCTTGCCGCACAGACCACGGAAAACTTCCATCGCCTGTTTCCCGAAACAGCGGCATAG
- a CDS encoding YajQ family cyclic di-GMP-binding protein, with translation MAADSSFDVVSKVEIQEVKNAIDQATKEVNARFDLKNSKSTIALEKEEAIQLASQDEYTLKAVIEILGQKLVKRGVSLKNLEYEKIEPASNSSVRQKIKLKQGIASEPAKKIVALIKDSKLKAQASIQGDTVRVVSKDRDTLQQIMGMLRGKDLGIDLQFTNFRSN, from the coding sequence ATGGCAGCAGATAGCAGCTTCGACGTCGTCAGCAAGGTAGAGATTCAGGAAGTGAAGAACGCCATCGACCAGGCGACCAAAGAGGTCAACGCACGCTTCGACCTCAAGAACTCCAAGTCCACCATCGCCCTTGAGAAGGAAGAAGCCATCCAACTCGCCAGCCAGGATGAGTACACCCTCAAAGCCGTCATCGAGATCCTCGGCCAGAAGCTCGTCAAGCGCGGCGTCTCGCTCAAGAACCTCGAGTACGAGAAGATCGAGCCCGCCTCCAACTCCTCCGTCCGCCAGAAGATCAAGCTCAAGCAGGGCATCGCCTCCGAACCCGCCAAGAAGATCGTCGCACTCATCAAGGACTCCAAGCTCAAGGCCCAGGCCAGCATTCAGGGTGATACCGTCCGCGTCGTCAGCAAAGACCGCGACACGCTGCAGCAGATCATGGGTATGCTCCGCGGCAAAGACCTCGGAATCGACCTCCAGTTCACGAACTTCCGGTCCAACTAG
- a CDS encoding polyprenyl synthetase family protein, with protein sequence MSTISIASAAEVFDLLKDDLAAIEREFGRQADSPVAVVTDIANYLMAGGGKRIRPMLLLLATRALESDSEARIRLGAVVEMLHTATLVHDDIIDEASTRRGRPSSNTTWGNAKCVLAGDWLYMQAFQTALQERNFRILDLLISLTQQMVEGELLQMEKLGHLINEEEYFDLIYRKTACLFQVSMRLGAVIANPTSNGHMRDEDSPFEQTLGEYGRNLGLAFQIVDDVLDLTATDDVLGKPAASDLREGKATLAVIHALERGTGADREAIRTVLADRSFARVAHQDILEILQRHGSLAYAMDTACAYAEAARQSIAELPENDYKRALLWVPTFVTTRDR encoded by the coding sequence GTGAGCACAATCTCCATCGCGTCGGCGGCTGAGGTCTTTGACCTGCTCAAGGACGACCTCGCCGCCATCGAGCGGGAGTTCGGCAGGCAGGCAGACTCGCCAGTAGCCGTAGTCACTGACATTGCGAACTACCTCATGGCTGGCGGCGGCAAACGCATCCGCCCCATGCTTCTGCTCCTCGCTACCAGGGCGCTTGAATCCGATAGCGAAGCACGCATCCGTCTCGGCGCTGTCGTTGAGATGCTCCACACAGCAACCCTCGTCCATGACGACATCATCGACGAAGCCAGCACGCGCCGTGGCCGCCCGTCTTCAAACACCACCTGGGGCAATGCCAAGTGCGTCCTCGCCGGCGATTGGCTCTACATGCAGGCCTTTCAAACGGCCTTGCAGGAGCGCAACTTCCGCATCCTCGACCTGCTCATCTCGCTCACCCAGCAGATGGTCGAAGGCGAGTTGCTGCAGATGGAAAAGCTCGGCCATCTCATCAACGAGGAAGAGTACTTCGACCTCATCTACCGCAAGACCGCATGCCTCTTTCAGGTCTCCATGCGGCTCGGCGCAGTCATCGCGAACCCCACATCGAACGGCCACATGCGCGATGAGGATTCACCCTTCGAGCAGACTCTTGGCGAGTACGGTCGCAATCTCGGCCTCGCCTTTCAGATCGTCGACGACGTTCTCGATCTGACCGCCACCGACGACGTCCTCGGCAAGCCGGCAGCCAGCGACCTTCGCGAAGGCAAGGCCACTCTCGCCGTCATTCATGCTTTAGAGCGCGGCACCGGTGCCGATCGTGAAGCCATCCGCACTGTCCTGGCAGACCGCAGCTTCGCCCGCGTTGCCCACCAGGACATCCTGGAGATTCTGCAACGCCACGGCTCTCTTGCTTACGCGATGGATACGGCTTGTGCTTACGCAGAAGCCGCGCGGCAGTCCATCGCCGAGCTACCGGAGAACGACTACAAACGCGCGCTGCTCTGGGTTCCGACCTTCGTTACTACCCGCGACCGCTAA
- the xseB gene encoding exodeoxyribonuclease VII small subunit, producing MASFEDQLAELEKVVERLERGELTLEENVSLFERGMHLSNACKKELDRAESRIQVLLDPKDEGPVRVASLEVEDGEDEEYDADYDDGRL from the coding sequence ATGGCCAGCTTTGAAGATCAGCTCGCGGAGTTGGAGAAGGTAGTCGAACGGCTGGAGCGCGGCGAACTGACGCTGGAAGAAAATGTCAGCCTATTCGAGCGTGGCATGCACCTTTCAAATGCCTGCAAGAAAGAGCTCGACCGAGCAGAGAGCCGCATTCAAGTGCTGCTGGACCCGAAGGACGAAGGTCCCGTCCGCGTAGCGTCGCTCGAAGTTGAAGATGGCGAGGACGAGGAGTATGACGCTGACTATGACGATGGGCGGCTATAG
- a CDS encoding bifunctional homocysteine S-methyltransferase/methylenetetrahydrofolate reductase has product MESAVDKLFAGETVLCDGAMGTMLYSCGVFINRCYDELNVTQPEMVRSVHELYLQAGAQVIETNTFGANAFRLEGFGLRDRVAEFNRAGAAIARQCVQAIAEKQGSVAFVAGAIGSLGLRLAPAGKTTLSEARAAFAEQIRALAEGGVDLLIAETMMSVDEAEQAVLAARDVAPQLKIAVLMTVGEEGNCLDGSSPEIAAQRLTAVGADAIGCNCSVGPATVLSVIEKMRAATGLPLVAMPNAGMPRQVEGRNIYLTSPEYMASFARKFVRAGASWVGGCCGTTPEHIRAMRGALRAMDAQESGESSLKLRAVVASEAEAGIEPLALAERSGIGRRIANGEFVTMVEIVPPKGFDCSKELAGATLLAKHGVHAINVPDSPRASARMSAQSLCVQIQQQVGIETILHYTCRDRNVLSIQSDLLGAASIGVKNILCLTGDPPKMGSYPDATAVFDVDAIGLVNIVGGLNHGLDIGRNSIGGSTGFTISVAANPGVPDIDHEIRRFEHKVAAGAEFCITQPVFDLRLLEQFLRRIEGFRIPVVAGIWPLTSLRNAEVLKNELRVSMPDVILQRMADAPNREAALAEGLTIAREMLASVRGEVQGVQVSAPFGKYTAAVEVLGVLGEEA; this is encoded by the coding sequence ATGGAGTCCGCAGTAGATAAGCTCTTCGCCGGGGAAACGGTGCTGTGCGATGGCGCGATGGGAACGATGCTTTACAGCTGCGGTGTGTTTATTAACCGCTGCTATGACGAACTGAACGTCACACAGCCGGAGATGGTGCGCAGTGTACATGAACTCTATCTGCAGGCTGGCGCTCAAGTCATTGAGACGAATACCTTCGGCGCCAATGCTTTCCGCCTCGAAGGGTTTGGGCTGCGTGACAGGGTGGCGGAGTTTAACCGCGCCGGAGCAGCGATTGCCCGGCAATGCGTTCAAGCTATTGCTGAAAAGCAAGGAAGTGTAGCGTTTGTCGCGGGCGCAATCGGGTCATTGGGGTTGCGACTCGCGCCGGCTGGCAAGACTACGTTGAGCGAGGCGCGAGCAGCATTTGCGGAGCAGATTCGCGCCCTTGCTGAGGGCGGTGTCGATCTGCTGATCGCCGAGACGATGATGTCGGTTGACGAGGCTGAGCAGGCGGTGCTGGCTGCACGTGATGTCGCTCCGCAACTGAAGATCGCCGTTTTGATGACAGTGGGTGAAGAAGGGAACTGCCTTGATGGCAGCAGCCCCGAAATTGCGGCACAGCGGCTGACTGCGGTAGGGGCCGATGCGATTGGCTGTAACTGCAGCGTCGGCCCGGCGACCGTGCTAAGTGTGATCGAGAAGATGCGGGCCGCAACCGGCCTGCCGTTGGTCGCGATGCCCAACGCCGGCATGCCGCGGCAGGTGGAAGGCCGGAACATTTACCTGACCTCGCCCGAGTATATGGCGAGCTTTGCGCGCAAATTTGTACGTGCAGGCGCTAGCTGGGTAGGCGGCTGCTGCGGGACGACTCCAGAGCACATCCGTGCGATGCGCGGAGCTTTGCGCGCCATGGATGCGCAAGAGAGCGGGGAGTCGTCTTTGAAGTTGCGTGCAGTGGTGGCCAGTGAAGCCGAGGCCGGTATTGAACCGCTGGCGTTGGCGGAGCGTTCAGGCATCGGTCGTCGCATCGCGAATGGCGAGTTCGTAACGATGGTTGAGATTGTTCCGCCGAAGGGGTTTGATTGCTCGAAGGAACTGGCGGGTGCCACGCTGTTGGCGAAGCATGGTGTGCATGCGATCAACGTTCCGGATTCTCCCAGGGCCAGCGCCCGGATGAGCGCACAGAGTCTTTGCGTGCAGATTCAGCAGCAGGTCGGTATAGAGACGATATTGCACTACACCTGCCGCGACCGGAATGTGCTGAGCATTCAGAGCGACTTGCTGGGAGCCGCGTCGATTGGAGTGAAGAACATTCTCTGCTTGACGGGCGATCCGCCGAAGATGGGGAGCTATCCGGATGCAACGGCGGTCTTTGATGTCGATGCGATTGGGCTGGTCAATATCGTGGGCGGCTTGAACCACGGCCTCGACATAGGGAGAAACTCGATTGGAGGTTCGACGGGGTTTACTATCTCGGTGGCGGCGAACCCTGGTGTCCCTGATATCGATCATGAGATCCGCCGGTTTGAGCACAAAGTTGCGGCCGGTGCGGAGTTCTGCATTACTCAGCCGGTCTTCGATCTGAGGCTTTTGGAGCAGTTTCTTCGGCGGATCGAGGGCTTCCGGATTCCTGTAGTCGCGGGGATCTGGCCGTTGACGAGCCTTCGCAACGCCGAAGTGCTGAAGAATGAGTTGCGTGTTTCGATGCCGGACGTGATTCTGCAGAGGATGGCGGACGCGCCAAACCGCGAAGCTGCTCTGGCTGAGGGGCTCACCATTGCACGGGAGATGTTGGCGAGCGTTCGCGGCGAAGTACAGGGCGTGCAGGTGAGCGCGCCGTTTGGGAAGTATACGGCTGCTGTTGAGGTACTCGGAGTCCTCGGAGAGGAGGCCTGA
- the bshB1 gene encoding bacillithiol biosynthesis deacetylase BshB1: MPAGASSQVDVLAIAAHRDDVEQTCGGTLLVQQALGWRTGILDLTRGEAGTRGSAEKRAAEAEAAAKTLKVSYREALDLPDGNVQNTLENRLKIAAVLRKLRPRVVILPYWQGRHPDHYTTATLGYEACFAAGLTKLDLPAEHGAPHRPYKVLYASLYSDVRPTFVVDITEHIETRQQALLAYRSQYGEQTTGAGLFVPEADIRERMYSTARHYGLLAGVRYAEPFVQREVSAVTDLMQLPVQSI, translated from the coding sequence ATGCCAGCCGGCGCCTCCAGTCAGGTCGACGTTCTCGCCATCGCAGCACACCGCGACGATGTGGAACAGACCTGCGGAGGCACGCTGCTGGTGCAGCAGGCGCTCGGTTGGCGAACAGGCATCCTCGACCTGACGCGCGGCGAGGCGGGGACGCGCGGTTCGGCAGAGAAACGCGCCGCAGAAGCTGAAGCGGCGGCGAAGACCCTCAAGGTGAGCTATCGCGAAGCTCTCGACCTGCCGGATGGCAATGTTCAGAACACTCTCGAAAACCGTCTGAAAATCGCTGCTGTGCTGCGCAAGTTGCGTCCGCGGGTGGTGATTCTTCCCTACTGGCAGGGGCGGCATCCGGATCACTACACGACGGCCACGCTGGGTTACGAGGCGTGCTTTGCGGCGGGGCTGACCAAGCTGGATCTGCCCGCGGAGCATGGCGCTCCACACCGGCCGTACAAGGTGCTCTACGCCTCGCTGTACTCCGATGTGCGGCCTACCTTTGTGGTGGACATCACCGAGCACATCGAGACGCGCCAGCAAGCGCTGCTGGCCTACCGCTCGCAGTATGGTGAGCAGACGACCGGTGCTGGCCTGTTCGTGCCGGAGGCCGATATCCGGGAGCGGATGTACTCGACCGCGCGGCACTACGGCCTGCTTGCCGGCGTGCGTTATGCCGAGCCGTTCGTGCAGCGCGAGGTCTCGGCTGTCACCGACCTGATGCAGCTGCCGGTGCAGAGCATCTAG
- a CDS encoding UDP-3-O-(3-hydroxymyristoyl)glucosamine N-acyltransferase — MQTLTLDQVATLAGLEPKPGKVLGRPAVSRVSGLDDATPDALVFAQDELSLAAALASKASIILAPPALVQGQPAEKDPRVLAVEVPKYTFALAARELRSESGLGIHATAFVDEMAKWGRRLRVGACAVVEADVIMGDDVTIGPGAKVLRGVEIGSRVIIQAGAVLGSTGFGYVRNRATGEYVLFPQQGRLVIEDDVEIGANTTIDRGALGETRIGQGTKIDNLVQVGHNCRIGKNVVIASQVGISGSCVIEDGAILAGQVGLGDHVTIGRGVILGGQGGVYPGKTVKGEGEMFAGTPAEPVRDFLKTMAKVRRLK, encoded by the coding sequence TTGCAAACGCTGACCCTCGACCAGGTCGCTACACTCGCGGGCCTCGAACCCAAACCCGGCAAGGTCCTCGGCCGTCCGGCGGTCAGCCGCGTCTCCGGCCTCGACGACGCCACCCCCGACGCCCTCGTCTTCGCGCAGGACGAGCTCTCGCTCGCCGCGGCACTCGCCTCCAAGGCCAGCATCATCCTTGCGCCGCCAGCTCTCGTCCAGGGCCAGCCAGCCGAAAAGGACCCCCGCGTCCTCGCCGTCGAGGTCCCAAAGTACACCTTCGCTCTCGCCGCCCGTGAACTCCGCTCCGAGTCCGGCCTTGGCATCCACGCTACAGCCTTCGTCGACGAGATGGCCAAATGGGGTCGCCGTCTCCGCGTCGGTGCCTGCGCCGTCGTCGAAGCCGACGTCATCATGGGCGACGACGTCACCATCGGTCCTGGCGCCAAGGTCCTCCGCGGTGTCGAGATCGGCAGCCGCGTCATCATCCAGGCGGGCGCGGTGCTCGGCTCCACCGGCTTCGGCTACGTCCGCAACCGGGCAACAGGCGAGTACGTCCTCTTTCCGCAACAGGGCAGGCTCGTCATCGAAGACGACGTGGAGATCGGCGCTAACACCACCATTGACCGCGGCGCGCTCGGCGAGACCCGCATCGGGCAGGGGACAAAGATCGACAACCTCGTCCAGGTCGGCCACAACTGCCGCATCGGCAAAAATGTGGTCATCGCCTCGCAGGTCGGCATCTCCGGCTCGTGTGTCATCGAGGACGGGGCCATTCTGGCGGGTCAAGTCGGTCTCGGGGATCACGTCACCATCGGCAGGGGAGTCATCCTCGGCGGTCAGGGCGGCGTCTACCCCGGCAAAACGGTCAAGGGCGAAGGCGAGATGTTCGCCGGCACCCCCGCCGAACCCGTCCGCGACTTCCTCAAAACCATGGCGAAGGTTCGCCGCCTGAAGTAG
- a CDS encoding organic hydroperoxide resistance protein, whose translation MSVDVKYKTSATAVGGRDGKTRTEDGKIDLQLAIPKELGGPGGEGTNPEQLFAAGYAACFLGAVKVAGQQLKVRIPSDAAVTATVGIGARSEGGFGITAELGVRLPGIDQTQAQQVVELAHQICPYSNATRNNVDVSVNVL comes from the coding sequence ATGTCTGTCGACGTGAAATATAAGACCTCAGCCACCGCCGTTGGAGGCAGGGATGGAAAAACCCGGACCGAGGACGGCAAGATCGACCTGCAGCTTGCCATTCCCAAGGAACTCGGTGGACCTGGCGGCGAAGGTACGAACCCTGAGCAGCTTTTCGCAGCAGGCTACGCGGCGTGTTTTCTGGGCGCGGTTAAGGTCGCTGGCCAGCAGCTAAAGGTCAGGATTCCGTCCGATGCTGCTGTCACGGCTACTGTCGGAATCGGAGCGCGCTCGGAAGGTGGATTCGGAATCACTGCTGAACTTGGGGTTCGCCTGCCAGGTATAGATCAAACGCAGGCGCAGCAGGTGGTCGAACTTGCACACCAGATCTGCCCTTATTCCAACGCGACACGCAACAACGTGGACGTTAGCGTAAACGTTCTTTGA